A region from the Desulfobacterales bacterium genome encodes:
- the topA gene encoding type I DNA topoisomerase, whose amino-acid sequence MDKPLVVVESPTKVRTIKKYLGDGYNVVATVGHIMDLPSKEIGIDIEQGFKPQYETIPGKQKIISLLKKAAGSAIEIFLAPDPDREGEAIAFHTADVLKKKGRKFHRVLFHELTRNAIHEAISSPEPLNEHKYEAQKARRILDRLVGYQISPLLWKKVQRGLSAGRVQSVAVRIICERERAIQAFEPEEYWSVTAHLEGAAPPEFTAKLVRKNGKKIKITDQLSADTIVKALADQPFTVDQIISKTTKRNPMPPFTTSKLQQESIRKLRFSAKKTMIIAQQLYEGIDLGPGEPVGLITYMRTDSTRIASEAALEALEWIRSQYGNDYVIDKPREFKNRKKVQDAHECIRPSSVLNSPEQVAPHLNKDQLALYTLIWQRFVASQMKQALINQNSVLIKTDDCELTASGSTVAFPGFMILYLSEDAKAESEMEKDKGPLPPLSKGQVLKLNQLVPKQHFTAPPPRFSEASLVKELEENGIGRPSTYASILSTIRDKGYVDLMKNYFRPNELGFIVNDLLVESFPDILNVDFTSKMEDDLDKLESAEENTCQVLTRFYTPFKTELDAATEGMLSVKGVGVPTPLKCPKCKATLHIKMGRNGAFIACSSYPECTFTGNYLRDEKGNFQLIEPPPDQVSDQICEKCGKPMVIKTGRYGQFLACSGYPDCKNARSMSSNGQGEDTGVNCPEPGCSGKLVQKSSKRGKIFYGCNRYPDCTFAIWEKPIPRKCPQCGAEFLVEKTTKKAGTCILCLNKECGFREMA is encoded by the coding sequence TTGGATAAACCACTTGTGGTAGTTGAATCACCTACAAAGGTCAGAACCATAAAAAAATATCTCGGCGATGGCTATAATGTTGTGGCAACGGTGGGTCATATCATGGACCTTCCGTCAAAGGAAATCGGCATCGATATCGAACAGGGGTTCAAGCCCCAGTATGAAACGATTCCCGGGAAGCAGAAGATCATATCCTTGCTGAAAAAAGCGGCCGGCAGCGCCATTGAAATCTTTCTTGCCCCTGACCCGGACCGCGAAGGCGAAGCCATCGCATTCCATACTGCAGATGTATTGAAAAAAAAAGGAAGAAAATTTCATCGGGTTCTGTTTCACGAACTGACCCGCAATGCCATTCATGAAGCGATTTCATCCCCCGAGCCGCTGAACGAACATAAATATGAGGCGCAAAAAGCGCGCCGGATTCTGGATCGGCTGGTGGGTTATCAAATTTCTCCCCTGCTGTGGAAAAAAGTTCAACGGGGGCTGAGCGCCGGACGGGTCCAGTCCGTGGCCGTTCGGATCATCTGTGAACGGGAACGGGCAATTCAGGCGTTTGAACCCGAAGAATACTGGTCAGTCACCGCACATCTTGAAGGCGCTGCGCCGCCGGAATTTACGGCAAAGCTGGTCCGGAAAAACGGCAAAAAAATTAAAATCACCGATCAACTCAGCGCGGATACCATTGTCAAAGCGCTGGCCGATCAACCCTTTACGGTTGATCAAATTATCAGCAAGACAACAAAACGTAATCCCATGCCCCCGTTTACCACCAGCAAGCTCCAGCAGGAATCGATACGAAAACTCAGATTTTCCGCAAAAAAAACCATGATCATCGCCCAACAGCTCTATGAAGGCATTGACCTCGGACCCGGCGAACCGGTGGGGCTGATCACCTATATGCGAACCGACTCCACCCGCATTGCGTCAGAAGCGGCATTAGAAGCGCTGGAGTGGATACGAAGTCAGTATGGCAATGATTATGTCATCGACAAACCCAGAGAATTCAAAAATCGAAAAAAAGTACAGGACGCCCATGAATGTATAAGGCCCTCATCCGTATTGAACTCGCCGGAGCAGGTGGCGCCTCATCTGAATAAGGACCAGTTGGCATTATACACCCTTATATGGCAGCGTTTTGTCGCCTCTCAGATGAAACAGGCCCTCATCAACCAGAACTCCGTACTGATCAAAACCGATGACTGCGAATTGACCGCCAGTGGTTCCACGGTTGCGTTTCCGGGGTTTATGATACTGTACCTGTCCGAGGATGCCAAAGCAGAAAGCGAGATGGAAAAAGACAAAGGCCCCCTGCCACCGCTTTCAAAGGGTCAGGTGCTGAAGCTGAATCAGCTCGTCCCGAAACAGCATTTTACCGCCCCTCCCCCGAGATTCTCTGAAGCCTCCCTTGTGAAAGAACTCGAGGAAAACGGCATCGGACGGCCCAGCACCTATGCAAGCATTTTATCCACCATACGCGATAAAGGGTATGTGGACCTGATGAAAAACTATTTCAGACCCAATGAACTGGGCTTTATTGTCAATGACCTTTTGGTTGAAAGTTTTCCCGATATTTTAAACGTGGATTTCACTTCAAAGATGGAAGACGATCTGGACAAGCTGGAATCTGCCGAAGAAAACACCTGTCAGGTGCTCACACGATTTTATACTCCGTTCAAAACGGAACTGGATGCTGCAACCGAAGGGATGCTCAGTGTCAAAGGCGTCGGAGTGCCAACCCCTCTGAAATGTCCGAAATGCAAGGCGACACTTCATATAAAAATGGGTCGGAACGGTGCCTTTATCGCCTGCAGCAGCTATCCGGAATGTACGTTCACCGGCAATTACCTCCGGGATGAAAAAGGCAATTTTCAACTGATTGAGCCCCCGCCGGATCAGGTTTCAGATCAGATATGTGAAAAATGCGGAAAACCGATGGTGATTAAAACGGGGCGGTATGGTCAATTTTTAGCATGCAGCGGTTACCCGGACTGTAAAAACGCCCGGTCTATGAGTTCAAACGGCCAGGGTGAGGATACCGGTGTCAATTGTCCTGAACCCGGTTGCAGCGGGAAACTGGTTCAGAAAAGCTCCAAACGCGGAAAAATTTTCTACGGGTGCAACCGTTATCCGGACTGCACATTTGCCATCTGGGAAAAACCGATTCCCCGAAAATGCCCGCAGTGCGGCGCCGAGTTTCTGGTTGAAAAAACGACCAAAAAGGCCGGCACATGCATTCTTTGTCTGAATAAAGAATGCGGATTCAGAGAAATGGCTTGA
- the ilvN gene encoding acetolactate synthase small subunit, whose translation MTEEKNILSILVDNEAGVLSRIIGLFSGRGYNIESLCVAETTEAGVSRITIVTQANPPLVEQIKKQLNKLVNVIKVHELTGTEYVEREMVLIKVKAKPENRAEILRIVDIFRCRVVDVGTDHYTLEITGDQSKLSAILSLLKPIGIKEIARTGIIALFREAK comes from the coding sequence ATGACAGAAGAAAAAAATATACTTTCCATTCTTGTGGACAATGAAGCTGGCGTGCTGTCACGAATCATCGGCTTATTCAGCGGAAGAGGCTATAATATTGAAAGCCTGTGCGTCGCAGAAACGACAGAGGCCGGAGTTTCAAGAATTACCATAGTGACCCAGGCCAATCCGCCGCTGGTTGAACAGATTAAAAAACAACTCAACAAGCTTGTGAATGTGATTAAAGTCCATGAGCTGACCGGAACCGAGTACGTGGAACGGGAAATGGTGTTGATCAAGGTCAAAGCCAAACCCGAAAACCGGGCTGAAATCCTCAGAATTGTCGATATCTTCCGGTGCAGGGTCGTCGACGTGGGAACGGATCATTATACGCTTGAAATCACCGGAGATCAGAGCAAGCTGTCGGCAATCCTCAGTCTTTTAAAACCCATAGGAATCAAGGAAATCGCCCGGACCGGGATTATCGCTCTGTTCCGGGAAGCGAAGTGA
- the ilvB gene encoding biosynthetic-type acetolactate synthase large subunit, with amino-acid sequence MKLTGAQILMKVLKEEGVDTIFGYPGAATIDIYDELERTDIRHILVRHEQAAAHAADGYSRASGRVGVCLVTSGPGATNAVTGIASAYMDSVPMVILCGQVPTHLIGNDAFQEVDIVGITRPCTKHNYLVKNTEDLQRVLREAFYIARSGRPGPVLVDLPKDVIKNSINYTSTKKIKLQSYNPNYKPNKKQLQKVIELIQQAKRPVIFAGGGVILSKSSGELTEFARKARIPVTASLMGLGAFPATDPLWLGMLGMHGTYRANMSTSECDLLIGIGVRFDDRVTGKTDSFASQAKIVQIDIDPTSIRKNVHVTIPVVGDCKISLQYLNQLIDEVKLGDLTATRKDWMDQIKVWKDTNPLAYCLSDRIKPQYVIETLYELTGGKAIITTEVGQNQMWTAQYYHFDQPDHFITSGGLGCMGFGLPAAIGAQIACPEQLVVDIAGDGSIQMNIQELATAVQYGLPVKVVILNNGYLGMVRQWQELFYDKRYASTRMDHTPDFVKLAEAFGAVGFKAEKPDEVKSVLEQGLACPKPVIMNFIIEPEECVYPMVPAGAPITEMLLV; translated from the coding sequence ATGAAACTAACCGGCGCACAAATTTTAATGAAAGTGCTCAAAGAAGAAGGCGTGGATACGATTTTCGGATATCCGGGTGCCGCAACCATCGACATATATGATGAACTGGAACGGACCGATATCCGCCATATTCTGGTTCGCCATGAGCAGGCGGCGGCTCATGCCGCGGACGGATATTCGAGAGCCAGCGGTCGTGTGGGCGTCTGCCTGGTAACCTCCGGACCCGGAGCCACCAATGCCGTTACCGGAATCGCATCCGCGTATATGGATTCGGTTCCCATGGTCATTCTCTGTGGCCAGGTTCCGACCCATCTGATCGGAAATGACGCCTTTCAGGAAGTCGATATTGTGGGTATTACCCGTCCCTGTACCAAGCATAATTATCTGGTCAAAAATACCGAGGATTTGCAGAGGGTCTTGAGGGAAGCGTTCTATATCGCCCGATCCGGCAGACCCGGGCCGGTTCTGGTAGATCTGCCTAAAGATGTGATTAAAAATTCCATCAATTACACATCTACCAAAAAAATTAAATTGCAATCCTACAATCCGAATTATAAACCGAATAAAAAGCAGCTTCAGAAGGTCATCGAACTGATTCAGCAGGCCAAAAGGCCGGTTATCTTTGCCGGCGGCGGTGTCATCCTGTCGAAATCATCCGGGGAGCTGACTGAATTTGCCCGAAAAGCCCGGATTCCGGTTACCGCATCCCTCATGGGGCTGGGGGCTTTTCCGGCTACCGATCCGTTATGGCTTGGGATGCTGGGCATGCATGGCACCTACCGGGCCAACATGTCTACATCCGAATGTGATTTGCTCATCGGTATCGGCGTCCGGTTTGACGATCGGGTAACCGGAAAAACCGATTCGTTTGCCTCCCAGGCAAAAATTGTCCAGATTGATATTGATCCGACCTCCATCCGGAAAAACGTTCACGTGACAATTCCGGTGGTAGGCGATTGTAAAATCAGCCTGCAGTACCTGAACCAGCTCATCGATGAGGTCAAGCTCGGAGATCTGACGGCCACCCGAAAAGACTGGATGGATCAGATTAAGGTGTGGAAGGATACCAACCCGCTGGCCTACTGCCTGAGCGACAGGATCAAACCGCAATATGTGATCGAAACGCTGTATGAACTGACCGGCGGAAAAGCCATCATCACCACTGAAGTCGGCCAGAACCAGATGTGGACTGCCCAGTATTATCATTTTGACCAGCCGGATCATTTTATTACATCCGGGGGTCTGGGTTGTATGGGCTTTGGACTGCCGGCAGCCATCGGCGCTCAGATTGCCTGTCCGGAGCAGCTGGTTGTCGATATTGCCGGTGACGGAAGCATACAGATGAACATTCAGGAACTGGCCACAGCGGTTCAATACGGCCTTCCCGTAAAGGTGGTCATTCTGAACAACGGGTATCTGGGAATGGTTCGGCAATGGCAGGAATTGTTTTATGACAAGCGATATGCCAGCACCAGAATGGATCATACGCCTGATTTTGTCAAACTGGCTGAAGCGTTCGGTGCGGTGGGATTTAAGGCTGAAAAACCCGATGAGGTAAAATCGGTTCTCGAGCAGGGTCTGGCCTGCCCTAAGCCTGTGATTATGAATTTTATCATCGAACCGGAAGAATGTGTCTATCCGATGGTGCCGGCAGGTGCTCCGATTACCGAAATGCTTCTGGTGTAA
- the ilvD gene encoding dihydroxy-acid dehydratase, whose amino-acid sequence MKSDIAKKGIERAPHRSLFKAIGYTDTEINRPLIGIANSANAVIPGHVHLDKIVEAVKAGVYMAGGTPVEFGVIGVCDGIAMNHVGMKYSLASRELIADSVEVMATAHAFDALVLVPNCDKIVPAMLMAAARINIPAIVISGGPMLPGRYPGKKGNEKIDLISVFEAVGAVRSGQMTEDQLAAIEDAACPTCGSCAGMFTANSMNCLTEAIGMALPGNGTIPAVMSARIRLAKQAGMQILHLLEHQITPKKIMTDNAFMNALTVDMALGCSTNTVLHLPAIGREAGITIDLNLINDVSRKTPHLCSLSPGGKDHLVDLHYAGGISAVMNELSGAGLIHTDCMTVTEKTAGENIRHCPILDTDVIRPIANPYHAQGGLAVLFGNLAPLGCVVKQSAVRDEMLQHQGPARVFESEEEATEAIMAGRIQKGDVIVIRYEGPMGGPGMREMLTPTSAIAGMGLDAHVALLTDGRFSGGTRGAAIGHISPEAMQGGPVAAVREGDLISIDIPSKTIRLNVPDQEINDRLAAWTPPPAKITHGYMGRYARMVSSANEGAVVK is encoded by the coding sequence ATGAAAAGCGACATTGCCAAGAAAGGGATTGAAAGGGCACCACACCGTTCTTTGTTTAAGGCCATCGGTTATACCGATACGGAAATCAACCGGCCGCTTATCGGTATTGCCAATTCCGCAAACGCAGTGATTCCGGGTCACGTCCATCTGGATAAAATCGTTGAAGCGGTAAAAGCCGGGGTTTACATGGCAGGTGGAACGCCTGTCGAATTCGGAGTCATCGGCGTCTGCGACGGCATTGCCATGAATCATGTCGGCATGAAATATTCACTGGCCAGCCGCGAGCTGATCGCCGATTCGGTTGAAGTCATGGCAACCGCCCATGCCTTTGACGCTCTGGTACTGGTACCCAACTGTGATAAAATCGTGCCGGCCATGTTGATGGCCGCTGCCCGTATAAATATCCCCGCCATTGTCATCAGCGGTGGCCCCATGCTGCCGGGGAGGTATCCCGGGAAAAAAGGCAATGAAAAAATCGATCTGATCTCGGTATTTGAGGCGGTCGGAGCCGTTCGCTCTGGCCAGATGACCGAAGACCAGCTGGCCGCCATTGAGGATGCGGCCTGCCCGACCTGCGGTTCCTGTGCCGGCATGTTTACAGCCAATTCCATGAACTGTCTGACTGAAGCGATTGGCATGGCGCTGCCCGGCAACGGGACCATTCCAGCGGTCATGTCCGCCCGAATCCGTCTGGCCAAACAGGCGGGCATGCAAATCCTTCATCTGCTGGAGCATCAGATCACCCCTAAAAAAATCATGACGGACAACGCATTCATGAACGCGCTGACCGTAGATATGGCGCTGGGTTGCTCCACCAACACGGTGCTCCATCTTCCGGCCATCGGCCGGGAAGCCGGAATTACGATCGATCTGAATCTGATCAACGACGTCAGCCGGAAAACGCCGCATCTGTGTTCGTTGAGTCCCGGCGGCAAAGACCATCTGGTTGATCTGCACTACGCCGGCGGCATCAGTGCGGTGATGAACGAACTTTCGGGTGCCGGTCTGATCCATACCGACTGCATGACGGTGACGGAAAAAACTGCCGGGGAAAACATACGGCACTGCCCCATTCTCGATACCGATGTTATCCGGCCCATTGCAAATCCGTATCATGCGCAAGGCGGCCTTGCTGTTTTATTCGGAAATCTGGCCCCCCTGGGATGTGTGGTCAAACAATCGGCGGTAAGGGATGAAATGCTTCAGCATCAAGGCCCTGCCAGAGTGTTTGAGTCAGAGGAAGAAGCGACAGAGGCGATTATGGCCGGCCGGATTCAAAAAGGAGATGTCATCGTCATCCGCTATGAAGGTCCGATGGGCGGACCGGGCATGCGTGAAATGCTCACGCCCACATCGGCGATTGCCGGAATGGGCCTTGACGCGCATGTCGCATTGCTCACGGATGGACGGTTCTCCGGTGGCACGCGAGGTGCGGCCATCGGCCATATTTCACCGGAAGCCATGCAGGGAGGCCCTGTAGCCGCTGTCCGGGAAGGTGATCTGATCTCCATCGATATCCCTTCAAAGACTATCCGGCTGAACGTGCCGGATCAGGAAATAAATGATCGATTGGCTGCCTGGACCCCGCCGCCGGCAAAAATAACTCACGGCTACATGGGCAGATACGCCCGGATGGTGTCATCGGCCAATGAAGGGGCTGTGGTCAAATGA
- the cimA gene encoding citramalate synthase, protein MEPIYLFDTTLRDGTQGENVCFTVEEKLMIAQRLDDLGIHYIEGGWPGSNPKDQRFFEQARNIRFKNARLTAFSATRRPGIPAAEDKNLTALLESGAPALTVFGKSWDLHVEEIMKNTLEENLAMIRDTVGFLKHHDREVIYDAEHFFDGYKHNRDYALETLYAAIEGGADFIVLCDTNGGTLPFEIETIIGEVCGSIPERFGAEPDHLPVNIGIHAHNDCGLAVANSISAVKSGAVMVQGTINGYGERCGNADLTSIIPVLKLKMDCPCISETNLKKLKSLSRFVSEIANMIPLNSRPFVGRSAFTHKGGIHVSAVMKNPRTYEHTTPDLVGNKRRVLMSDLAGKSNVEYKARELGIELGANGYDSRKIVSEIKQLEENGYQFDAADGSFKILLQKYTQQFKPLFELKSFRVTIEKDKDLPCSSHATIKISVEGQEEITAAEGLGPVSALDNAMRKALDKFFPDIATMHLVDFKVRVIDGRDGTAAKVRVLAQSRDQDHIWSTIGVSEDIIEASWHALADSFQYKLSKLE, encoded by the coding sequence ATGGAACCGATCTATTTGTTTGATACCACCTTACGGGATGGAACCCAGGGAGAAAATGTATGTTTTACAGTCGAAGAAAAATTAATGATCGCTCAGCGGCTGGATGACCTTGGGATTCATTATATTGAAGGGGGATGGCCCGGTTCCAATCCCAAAGATCAGCGTTTTTTTGAACAGGCCCGCAATATTCGATTCAAAAATGCCCGTTTAACCGCTTTCAGCGCTACCCGAAGGCCCGGCATCCCGGCAGCCGAAGATAAAAATTTAACGGCGCTGCTGGAAAGCGGGGCACCGGCCTTGACTGTTTTCGGAAAAAGCTGGGATCTTCATGTCGAAGAGATCATGAAAAACACGCTGGAAGAGAACCTGGCAATGATTCGCGATACGGTCGGTTTTTTAAAGCATCATGACCGAGAGGTCATCTACGACGCGGAACATTTTTTTGACGGGTATAAGCATAACCGGGATTATGCGCTTGAAACCCTGTATGCCGCCATAGAGGGCGGGGCCGACTTCATTGTCCTTTGTGATACCAACGGCGGCACCCTGCCCTTTGAGATAGAAACCATTATCGGCGAGGTATGCGGCAGCATCCCGGAGAGGTTCGGCGCTGAACCGGATCACCTGCCGGTCAACATCGGCATTCATGCCCACAACGATTGCGGACTGGCCGTGGCCAACTCCATTTCAGCGGTCAAATCCGGAGCGGTCATGGTACAGGGCACGATAAACGGCTATGGAGAACGTTGCGGAAACGCGGATCTGACCTCCATCATTCCTGTTTTGAAACTGAAGATGGACTGCCCGTGCATTTCGGAAACGAATCTGAAAAAGCTTAAAAGCCTTTCCCGGTTTGTCAGTGAAATTGCCAACATGATCCCCTTGAATTCAAGGCCCTTTGTAGGCCGGAGCGCATTTACCCATAAAGGCGGCATTCATGTCAGCGCCGTCATGAAAAACCCCAGAACCTATGAGCACACCACCCCGGACCTTGTCGGCAATAAACGTCGGGTACTGATGTCGGATCTGGCCGGCAAGAGCAATGTGGAATACAAAGCCAGGGAACTTGGAATCGAACTCGGGGCCAACGGCTATGACAGCCGGAAAATCGTTTCAGAAATCAAACAGCTGGAAGAAAATGGATATCAGTTTGATGCGGCAGACGGTTCGTTTAAAATTCTGCTGCAAAAGTATACCCAACAGTTCAAGCCCCTGTTTGAACTTAAATCGTTCAGGGTCACGATTGAAAAAGACAAAGACCTGCCGTGCTCGTCCCATGCCACCATCAAAATTTCCGTCGAGGGACAGGAGGAAATCACAGCGGCTGAAGGTCTTGGACCTGTCAGCGCCCTGGACAACGCCATGCGAAAAGCGCTGGACAAATTCTTTCCGGATATTGCTACCATGCACCTGGTGGATTTCAAGGTCCGCGTAATCGATGGACGGGATGGAACCGCTGCCAAGGTCAGAGTACTGGCCCAATCCAGAGATCAGGATCATATCTGGAGTACCATCGGCGTTTCTGAGGACATCATCGAAGCCAGCTGGCATGCGCTGGCAGACAGTTTCCAGTACAAATTATCCAAACTGGAATAA
- the ilvC gene encoding ketol-acid reductoisomerase: MANIDFGGVIEEVITSEEFPLEKAKEVLKNETIAVLGYGIQGPGQSLNMRDNGFNVIVGQRKNSKSWDHAVKDGFVPGKTLFPLEEAARKATVIQYLLSDAGQMAFWPTLKKYLNEGDALYFSHGFSIVYKDQTGIIPPANVDVILAAPKGSGKSVRTNFLNGSGINSSFAVFQDYTGKAKDRALAMGIAIGSGYLFSTTFEKEVHSDLTGERGVLMGCLAGVMEAQYNVLRKNGHSPSEAFNETVEELTQSLIRLVAENGMDWMFAATSTTAQRGALDWAPKFRDAVVPVFDDLYDSVVTGKETQRVLDVNSSPDYREKLDKELAAIKNSEMWRTGAAVRALRPENRNK; encoded by the coding sequence ATGGCAAATATCGATTTTGGAGGCGTTATTGAAGAGGTGATTACTTCTGAGGAGTTTCCTCTTGAAAAGGCGAAAGAGGTTCTGAAAAATGAAACGATTGCCGTCCTGGGCTATGGAATCCAGGGCCCCGGCCAGTCGCTGAATATGAGAGACAACGGATTTAACGTCATCGTGGGACAGAGAAAAAACAGCAAATCGTGGGACCACGCGGTTAAAGACGGTTTTGTTCCCGGCAAAACCCTGTTTCCGCTGGAAGAGGCCGCACGGAAAGCAACCGTCATTCAATATCTTCTCTCCGATGCCGGTCAGATGGCCTTCTGGCCTACGCTCAAAAAATATCTCAACGAAGGCGATGCGCTGTATTTTTCACACGGATTTTCAATCGTGTACAAAGATCAGACCGGCATCATCCCACCGGCCAACGTGGATGTGATTCTGGCAGCGCCCAAAGGCTCAGGCAAAAGCGTCCGGACAAACTTTCTCAATGGAAGCGGCATTAATTCCAGTTTTGCCGTTTTTCAGGACTATACCGGAAAAGCCAAGGATCGTGCGCTGGCCATGGGAATTGCGATCGGCTCCGGGTACCTGTTCTCCACGACATTTGAAAAGGAAGTACACAGTGACCTGACCGGAGAACGGGGTGTTTTAATGGGCTGTCTGGCCGGCGTCATGGAAGCCCAGTACAATGTATTGAGAAAAAATGGTCACAGCCCCAGCGAAGCCTTTAATGAAACTGTTGAGGAACTGACGCAGAGTCTGATCCGGCTGGTGGCTGAAAATGGCATGGACTGGATGTTTGCCGCCACCAGCACCACGGCCCAAAGAGGGGCGCTGGACTGGGCGCCGAAATTCAGGGACGCTGTGGTTCCGGTATTTGATGACCTGTATGACAGCGTGGTAACGGGAAAAGAAACCCAACGGGTACTCGATGTCAACAGTTCACCGGATTATCGTGAAAAACTGGATAAAGAACTGGCTGCGATTAAAAATTCTGAAATGTGGCGGACCGGAGCCGCGGTCCGGGCACTCAGGCCTGAAAACCGAAATAAATAA
- a CDS encoding 2-isopropylmalate synthase → MTDRVYIFDTTLRDGEQSPGASMNTAEKVRVAIQLEKLGVDIMEAGFPAASEGDFEAVAEIAARIKQVEVAALCRTRKEDIDQAWGSVCHAEKPRIHTFIATSDIHMKYKLNMSRDEVVQAAVDAVKYARTFTGNVEFSAEDGSRTDRDFLCKIFEAAIAAGATTVNLPDTVGYAVPSEFAELIKYVMAHTPDIHKAIVSVHCHNDLGLATANTLSAICAGARQAEVTVNGIGERAGNTSLEELVMALHTRGNRFPLSTGIQTEQIYPTSRLVSMTTGIMVQPNKAIVGYNAFAHEAGIHQDGVLKNPMTYEIMKPETVGISTNRLVLGKHSGRHALDDHLKTLGYDLSKEELKQVFIKFKDLADRKKYILDEDLEVIISEGILRTADTFRLEYLHVASGTTVLPMASVKLSINDRSVQGAGYGNGPIDAAFNAIAKLAGTESELLRFSISALSGGTDSQGEVTVRLRENGLIAIGKGADPDIITASAKAYINGLNRLEYLKSHPVVGHREM, encoded by the coding sequence ATGACTGATAGAGTATATATTTTTGACACCACGTTAAGAGACGGGGAGCAATCCCCCGGGGCCAGTATGAATACGGCTGAAAAAGTCCGCGTGGCCATCCAGCTGGAAAAACTCGGGGTTGATATCATGGAAGCCGGATTTCCTGCGGCATCTGAAGGAGACTTCGAAGCGGTCGCAGAAATTGCGGCAAGAATCAAACAGGTAGAGGTAGCGGCATTGTGCCGAACGCGAAAAGAAGATATTGACCAGGCATGGGGTTCGGTTTGTCACGCAGAAAAGCCCAGAATCCATACGTTTATCGCCACCTCGGATATTCATATGAAATACAAACTGAACATGTCCCGGGACGAAGTGGTTCAGGCGGCCGTAGATGCGGTAAAATATGCCAGAACGTTTACCGGAAATGTCGAATTTTCTGCTGAGGACGGATCGAGAACTGACCGGGATTTTCTCTGTAAAATTTTCGAAGCCGCTATAGCCGCCGGCGCCACCACCGTCAATTTGCCCGATACGGTCGGCTATGCTGTCCCGAGTGAATTTGCGGAACTGATAAAATATGTCATGGCCCACACCCCTGATATTCATAAAGCCATCGTCAGCGTTCACTGCCACAATGATCTGGGGCTGGCGACCGCCAATACGCTATCGGCCATCTGCGCCGGTGCAAGGCAGGCGGAAGTCACCGTTAACGGGATTGGAGAGCGCGCCGGAAACACGTCTCTTGAAGAGCTGGTCATGGCTCTGCACACCAGAGGCAACCGGTTTCCGCTGTCAACCGGCATCCAGACCGAGCAGATTTATCCCACCAGCCGACTGGTGAGCATGACCACCGGTATCATGGTGCAACCCAATAAAGCCATCGTCGGATACAACGCCTTTGCCCATGAGGCAGGCATCCATCAGGACGGGGTACTCAAAAATCCCATGACCTATGAAATCATGAAACCCGAAACGGTAGGCATCAGCACAAACCGCCTGGTTCTGGGTAAACATTCCGGAAGACACGCGCTGGACGACCACTTAAAAACACTGGGATATGACCTGAGCAAAGAGGAACTCAAACAGGTATTTATCAAATTCAAGGACCTGGCCGACCGGAAAAAGTACATTCTGGATGAAGATCTGGAAGTAATTATTTCTGAAGGAATCCTGAGGACCGCGGACACGTTCCGTCTGGAATACCTTCATGTTGCCAGCGGCACTACGGTACTGCCCATGGCCAGTGTCAAACTGTCCATAAACGATCGGTCCGTTCAAGGGGCCGGTTATGGAAACGGACCCATTGATGCGGCTTTTAATGCCATAGCCAAACTGGCAGGCACTGAGTCGGAACTGTTGAGATTTTCCATCAGCGCCTTGAGCGGTGGTACGGACTCGCAGGGCGAGGTTACCGTCCGGCTGCGCGAAAACGGTCTGATCGCCATCGGCAAGGGGGCTGATCCGGATATCATTACGGCAAGCGCCAAGGCATATATCAACGGACTCAACCGGCTGGAATATCTCAAATCCCATCCGGTCGTCGGGCACAGGGAGATGTAA